A genomic window from Streptomyces sp. HUAS YS2 includes:
- a CDS encoding WcaF family extracellular polysaccharide biosynthesis acetyltransferase encodes MRNLPAFTLAGYEKGRSKLVQALWFAVMNTLFMAWFCPARVRVALLRAFGATIGEGVLIRHRVRVLWPWKLTVGDHTWIGEGAWLLNLEPVTLGAHVCVSQEALLCTGSHDHRAADFRYRNAPITVEDGAWIAARATVLAGVTVGRHAVVAAGTTLHRDLPELTLHTADGRRPIPVPA; translated from the coding sequence ATGCGGAATCTCCCGGCCTTCACCTTGGCCGGCTACGAAAAAGGCCGCTCCAAGCTGGTCCAGGCGCTGTGGTTCGCGGTGATGAACACGCTGTTCATGGCGTGGTTCTGCCCGGCCCGGGTGCGCGTGGCGCTGCTGCGGGCGTTCGGCGCGACGATCGGCGAGGGCGTCCTGATACGCCACCGGGTCCGGGTGCTGTGGCCGTGGAAACTGACCGTCGGCGACCACACCTGGATCGGCGAGGGCGCCTGGCTGCTCAACCTGGAGCCGGTGACGCTCGGCGCACACGTCTGCGTCTCGCAGGAGGCGCTGCTGTGCACCGGCAGCCACGACCACCGGGCCGCCGACTTCCGCTACCGCAATGCGCCGATCACCGTCGAGGACGGCGCCTGGATCGCGGCCCGCGCCACGGTCCTCGCCGGTGTGACCGTCGGCCGGCACGCCGTCGTCGCGGCCGGCACCACGCTCCACCGCGACCTGCCGGAGCTGACCCTGCACACGGCCGACGGCCGCCGCCCGATCCCGGTGCCCGCATGA
- a CDS encoding glycosyltransferase, which produces MRVLHAVTLHSPTHAFGGPVRVALNLCRGLAARGHTARLVALGDGFDGPLPTEVEGVPARLYQARSILPLGFSGITSPALLAGATGLVRDADVVHVHLARDLVTLPVALAALRAGKPLVLQTHGMVDPSDRLLAKVLDAVAVRRVLRRSSAVLYLTGHERKGLDAVVGGILEQSVRLVNGVPAQDPRPAPAGPPRILYAARLQARKRPRDFVAAVPEILHRHPDAEFVLAGPDEGERAAVDALIAELGLTERVTRPGPLSAERMLEELRRAHVYVLPSVDEPFPMSVLESLSVGTPAVVTTSNGLARDISEAGAGRVVEDAAGLAPAVLDLLDPAGNDSASVAARKLATEAFSMDAVLDTLLDVYGTAARYTGSQA; this is translated from the coding sequence CTGCGCGTCCTGCACGCCGTCACCCTGCACAGCCCGACGCACGCCTTCGGCGGACCGGTCCGGGTGGCCCTCAACCTCTGCCGAGGGCTCGCCGCGCGCGGCCACACGGCCCGGCTCGTCGCCCTCGGCGACGGCTTCGACGGCCCGCTGCCCACCGAGGTCGAGGGCGTGCCCGCCCGCCTCTACCAGGCCCGTTCGATCCTGCCCCTCGGATTCAGCGGCATCACCTCGCCCGCGCTGCTGGCCGGGGCGACCGGCCTCGTCCGGGACGCCGACGTGGTCCACGTCCACCTCGCCCGCGACCTGGTGACCCTGCCGGTCGCGCTGGCCGCGCTGCGGGCCGGCAAGCCGCTGGTCCTGCAGACCCACGGCATGGTCGACCCCAGTGACCGGCTGCTCGCAAAGGTCCTGGACGCCGTCGCCGTACGTCGCGTGCTGCGCCGCTCCTCGGCCGTGCTGTACCTGACCGGGCACGAGCGCAAGGGCCTCGACGCGGTGGTGGGCGGCATCCTGGAGCAGTCCGTACGGCTGGTCAACGGCGTCCCCGCGCAGGACCCGCGGCCGGCGCCGGCCGGACCACCGCGGATCCTGTACGCGGCCCGGCTCCAGGCCCGCAAGCGGCCGCGGGACTTCGTCGCCGCCGTGCCGGAGATCCTGCACCGCCACCCGGACGCCGAGTTCGTGCTCGCCGGTCCCGACGAGGGGGAGCGGGCGGCGGTCGACGCGCTGATCGCCGAACTGGGCCTGACGGAACGGGTGACGCGACCCGGACCGCTGTCCGCGGAGCGGATGCTGGAGGAGCTGCGCAGGGCGCACGTGTACGTGCTGCCGTCGGTGGACGAGCCGTTCCCGATGTCGGTCCTGGAGTCCCTCTCGGTGGGCACCCCCGCGGTGGTCACCACGTCGAACGGCCTCGCCCGGGACATCTCCGAGGCGGGCGCCGGCCGTGTGGTCGAGGACGCCGCCGGGCTCGCCCCGGCCGTTCTCGACCTGCTCGACCCGGCCGGGAACGACAGCGCCTCCGTGGCGGCCCGGAAGCTGGCCACGGAGGCGTTCTCGATGGACGCCGTCCTCGACACGCTCCTCGACGTGTACGGGACGGCCGCGCGCTACACCGGCAGCCAGGCGTAG
- a CDS encoding LamG-like jellyroll fold domain-containing protein produces the protein MRRSWGLSAALVLTVAAGAGGSLAPTAAALTPPVAFTADDLPTWQTNGIVWALAEANDTVFVGGTFSEVRPPEGGTGTPRSAVNFAALNAATGAPTDCTLSFTIGTGTATVRTLVVSPDKKTLYAGGYFGAVNGTPVSSVAAIDIATCTPKAAFTPSFPATVRALAVTDTTIYAAGDFGTVEGQTRERFAAVDTSGALLPFTANADEPGRAIEVTPDGQKVLLGGDFFSVNGANSHALAVVNATTGAVTKAYPSGWIPSNSVVKDIDTDATGFYTGNEGTGGGVFDGRIALNLSDFEQRWRDTCLGATQAVESYQGVLYSASHAHDCSSIGEFPDGRRHHLLAQPTTSTGKLGWMPDTNDGLGEGIGPRAFAISGTGTTKYLWVGGEFTTTNGSPAQGLTRFASGPDTGAPTVPVANAAAVTPDAVHVRWRSSLDLDDSKLTYKVYRNGAATPIKTVTGDSLEWSRPQVSFKDTNVTPGQTYSYRVTASDADGNTSALSATATVTVPTSAEPYASRVIADGANLYWRFDESTTPYAADSSTDNSGLYINAPALRQTPAAVTGPSTAVGLNGTDEQVYSDKRQDVTGAFTVETWFKTTTTRGGKLIGFGNNTTRNSGNYDKHLYMTNTGNLVFGVYNGGTRTLSTLGSYNNGAWHHVVGTQGPGGMTLYVDGQKISSNTVTGNQQYSGYWHVGADNLSGWPLRPTSNFFAGQIDEAAVYPSALTAAQVAQHYSLAKAPADTVSTVTATDDTYANAGAPSTNYAGSSSLAVRGTSAYETYLRFTLPSAPAGTVLKSARLAVKTTTMTGAGSADSQSVVPVTGAWTDTTLTYNNRPALGSGTLGTLTGATDGSAVYSASLDTAALSAALGGSYSVALTSTGTDPLWIWSSEAAAAEGTPQLVLTFGAP, from the coding sequence ATGCGTAGATCCTGGGGGCTTTCCGCTGCCCTCGTCCTGACCGTCGCGGCCGGAGCCGGGGGCTCCCTCGCCCCGACGGCCGCGGCCCTGACGCCGCCGGTGGCCTTCACCGCGGACGATCTGCCGACCTGGCAGACCAACGGCATCGTCTGGGCGCTGGCCGAGGCGAACGACACCGTCTTCGTCGGCGGCACCTTCTCCGAGGTCCGGCCGCCCGAGGGCGGCACCGGCACTCCGCGGAGCGCCGTCAACTTCGCCGCCTTGAACGCGGCGACGGGTGCTCCGACCGACTGCACCCTCTCCTTCACCATCGGCACCGGCACCGCGACCGTGCGGACCCTGGTCGTCTCGCCCGACAAGAAGACGCTGTACGCGGGTGGCTACTTCGGCGCCGTCAACGGCACCCCGGTCAGCAGCGTCGCCGCCATCGACATCGCCACCTGCACCCCGAAGGCGGCCTTCACGCCGTCCTTCCCGGCGACCGTCCGCGCGCTCGCCGTCACCGACACGACGATCTACGCGGCCGGCGACTTCGGCACCGTCGAGGGCCAGACCCGCGAGCGGTTCGCGGCGGTCGACACCTCCGGCGCGCTGCTGCCGTTCACCGCGAACGCGGACGAGCCCGGCCGCGCGATCGAGGTCACCCCTGACGGGCAGAAGGTCCTCCTCGGCGGCGACTTCTTCTCCGTCAACGGCGCGAACTCGCACGCGCTGGCCGTGGTGAACGCCACCACCGGCGCCGTGACCAAGGCGTACCCGAGCGGCTGGATCCCCAGCAACTCCGTCGTCAAGGACATCGACACGGACGCGACCGGGTTCTACACCGGCAACGAGGGCACCGGCGGCGGCGTCTTCGACGGCCGGATCGCGCTCAACCTGAGCGACTTCGAGCAGCGCTGGCGCGACACCTGCCTCGGCGCCACCCAGGCGGTGGAGTCGTACCAGGGCGTGCTGTACAGCGCCTCGCACGCCCACGACTGCTCCAGCATCGGCGAGTTCCCGGACGGGCGCCGCCACCACCTGCTGGCCCAGCCGACCACGTCCACCGGCAAGCTCGGCTGGATGCCGGACACCAACGACGGCCTGGGCGAGGGCATCGGCCCCCGCGCCTTCGCCATCTCGGGCACCGGCACCACCAAGTACCTGTGGGTCGGCGGCGAGTTCACGACCACCAACGGCTCCCCGGCCCAGGGCCTGACCCGCTTCGCATCCGGCCCCGACACCGGCGCCCCGACCGTCCCGGTCGCGAACGCCGCGGCGGTGACCCCGGACGCGGTGCACGTCCGCTGGCGCTCCAGCCTGGACCTGGACGACAGCAAGCTGACGTACAAGGTCTACCGCAACGGCGCGGCCACCCCGATCAAGACCGTCACCGGCGACTCGCTGGAGTGGTCGCGTCCCCAGGTCTCCTTCAAGGACACCAATGTGACGCCGGGTCAGACCTACAGCTACCGCGTCACCGCGAGTGACGCGGACGGAAACACCAGCGCGCTCTCCGCGACCGCCACGGTGACCGTGCCGACCTCGGCCGAGCCGTACGCCTCCCGGGTGATCGCCGACGGCGCGAACCTGTACTGGCGCTTCGACGAGTCCACCACGCCGTACGCGGCGGACTCCAGCACCGACAACAGCGGTCTGTACATCAACGCCCCGGCGCTGCGCCAGACCCCGGCCGCCGTGACCGGCCCGTCCACCGCGGTCGGTCTCAACGGCACCGACGAGCAGGTCTACAGCGACAAGCGGCAGGACGTGACCGGCGCCTTCACCGTCGAGACGTGGTTCAAGACGACCACGACCCGCGGCGGCAAGCTGATCGGCTTCGGCAACAACACGACCCGCAACAGCGGCAACTACGACAAGCACCTGTACATGACCAACACCGGCAACCTGGTGTTCGGCGTGTACAACGGCGGGACCAGGACCCTCAGCACGCTCGGCTCGTACAACAACGGCGCCTGGCACCACGTGGTCGGCACCCAGGGCCCCGGCGGCATGACGCTGTACGTGGACGGCCAGAAGATCTCCTCCAACACCGTCACCGGCAACCAGCAGTACTCGGGCTACTGGCACGTCGGCGCGGACAACCTGTCCGGCTGGCCGCTCCGTCCGACGAGCAACTTCTTCGCCGGGCAGATCGACGAGGCCGCGGTCTACCCGTCGGCGCTCACCGCCGCCCAGGTGGCGCAGCACTACAGCCTGGCCAAGGCGCCGGCCGACACGGTCAGCACCGTGACCGCGACGGACGACACCTACGCCAACGCCGGCGCGCCGTCCACCAACTACGCCGGCTCCAGCTCGCTCGCGGTGCGCGGCACCTCCGCGTACGAGACGTACCTGCGCTTCACGCTGCCGTCGGCCCCGGCCGGCACGGTACTGAAGAGCGCCCGGCTCGCGGTGAAGACCACCACGATGACCGGCGCGGGCTCGGCCGACAGCCAGTCGGTCGTCCCGGTGACGGGCGCGTGGACCGACACGACGCTGACGTACAACAACCGCCCCGCGCTCGGTTCCGGAACGCTGGGCACGCTGACCGGCGCGACGGACGGCTCCGCCGTCTACTCGGCCTCGCTGGACACCGCGGCGCTCTCCGCGGCGCTCGGCGGCTCGTACAGCGTGGCGCTGACCAGCACCGGCACCGACCCGCTGTGGATCTGGTCGTCCGAGGCCGCGGCCGCGGAGGGCACCCCGCAGCTGGTGCTGACCTTCGGCGCCCCGTAA
- the gmd gene encoding GDP-mannose 4,6-dehydratase, with translation MSKTALITGVTGQDGSYLAELLLSKGYTVHGLVRRSSSFNTERIDHVYQDPQQANRSFVLHHADLSDGVALVNLLRDIRPDEVYNLGAQSHVRVSFDAPLYTGDVTGLGALRLLEAIRASGVDTRIYQASSSEMFGATPPPQNEQTPFHPRSPYGAAKVFAYWTTVNYREAYGMFAVNGVLFNHESPRRGETFVTRKITRAVARIKAGLQDRLYLGNLDAVRDWGYAPEYVDAMWRMLQQDEATDYVVATGVAATVRQFVETAFAHAGLDWAEYVRYDPKYERPSEVDALIGDASKARELLGWKPTVQVEELARIMVDADVRQVEDQLAGVTVRIDR, from the coding sequence ATGAGCAAGACCGCACTCATCACCGGCGTCACCGGGCAGGACGGCTCGTATCTGGCCGAACTGCTGCTGTCCAAGGGCTACACGGTGCACGGCCTCGTCCGCCGTTCGTCCAGCTTCAACACGGAACGGATCGACCACGTCTACCAGGACCCGCAGCAGGCGAACCGCTCGTTCGTGCTGCATCACGCGGACCTGTCGGACGGGGTGGCGCTGGTGAACCTGCTGCGGGACATCCGCCCCGACGAGGTGTACAACCTCGGCGCGCAGTCCCATGTACGGGTCTCGTTCGACGCGCCGCTGTACACCGGCGACGTGACCGGCCTCGGGGCGCTGCGGCTCCTGGAGGCGATCCGGGCGAGCGGCGTCGACACCCGCATCTACCAGGCGTCGTCCTCCGAGATGTTCGGCGCCACTCCCCCGCCGCAGAACGAGCAGACCCCGTTCCACCCGCGCAGCCCGTACGGCGCCGCCAAGGTCTTCGCCTACTGGACGACCGTCAACTACCGTGAGGCCTACGGGATGTTCGCGGTGAACGGTGTCCTGTTCAACCACGAGTCGCCGCGCCGCGGCGAGACCTTCGTGACCCGCAAGATCACCCGGGCGGTGGCCCGGATCAAGGCGGGCCTGCAGGACAGGCTGTACCTGGGCAATCTGGACGCGGTACGGGACTGGGGGTACGCCCCCGAGTACGTGGACGCGATGTGGCGGATGCTCCAGCAGGACGAGGCCACCGACTACGTGGTGGCGACCGGAGTCGCCGCGACGGTGCGGCAGTTCGTCGAGACGGCCTTCGCGCACGCCGGCCTGGACTGGGCCGAGTACGTCCGCTACGACCCCAAGTACGAGCGTCCGAGCGAGGTCGACGCGCTGATCGGCGACGCGTCCAAGGCCCGCGAACTGCTCGGCTGGAAGCCCACCGTGCAGGTGGAGGAGCTGGCCCGGATCATGGTCGACGCCGACGTCCGCCAGGTCGAGGACCAGCTCGCCGGCGTCACCGTCCGCATCGACCGCTGA